AGcgtaggaccgaaaattctattttaatgctatcaaatgcgaaccaagcaagatacagattttgttagcttgctttatgcaaaacaaatattgatgtaaaagtaaaaatatatggatacacagattttaagaagagcagaaggaagtttcaggacggtcgatcgagaataaaatattttgccatcggtaacaaaatttacgacatgaaaacaacattaatttgaaccacgaatataaaaagttaccatcagcgaaaaacattttgggagattttagtttttttggttgtaattgtacttttggctgcaccgagtaaatcgcacatcgaattcagcgggcgcagtaATCAAGTTaccgcgaaacagtgaagcatctgtgtcaaatgatgccaagataccgggtttttgggtttacctcggtgtaaaaacctgtgaaactttttctttgttttgttagctcgtggtggggttaggttattgtttgatgtttttttttgctcttttgttttcctttgtgttacgtcatctgtgagtttcacaggtttttacaccgagaatgaaccgggtttttgttttttttagttttctttttctttcaattgttataaattttgacaagaaatgtgcgaattcaacacaaagatcacaatcgcccaactctcagaggttgaccattgcctctggaaaatcaaaaaattaatttactctccaagacaaggttatttatcaccaggtaattccatcgttgaattacgagacatctggtttgtctcttctactgggcaaacctgccctgagggaaggagcacgaagaggactcgaggtcctatgcgaggtactccaccctaccctatccagaccagaaagaccagaccacaacaccgggtaCTACATGTGTGCGGgtttttttacgtcccacaggattatgaacattgaagggttgtgagacgggacctccggcttatcgtccttatccgagaagactagagagtctaaccatttgcagatgtaattacaataGGGCTGTACATAAGttgctcggcaacttttgagcaacttttcggATTTGGAGCAACTTTTAGTTCTTCGAGCAACTTTTCGGATTTcgagcattttttttcctttttgaataacTTTCTCGCCCTTTTAAGGCAATTTGTAACTAAAAACCACCCATTAAAGATTTAAAGTTCTAATTCAAACTTTTATGTATGGGATTCTGCGTAAAACACAGTGAAAATACCGGTcccctgggctgcctgtggtaacAGACGAAAGTGGTCAGCGgatatgctcaaaaattcaaaatggcggaggcgaGTGATAATTCATGCTCGAGTGAAGATGATGAATATTCAGATCCTTTGGAAGTAGCAGCTAGTGCTGGAGCTAGATTAAGTGTTCCAGAAAAAGCCAGTATCTCTCGGAAAAGAAAAGTGCCGACTAATCCAgccgaaaagaagagaaatgttCGTGGATCAGTCGATCCAAAAGTGTCCGCGTGGGATAGAATGAACGAGTTTAAGGACCAGTGCCTAACTACAGTGTCGGGAAATCTAAGATGTGACGCCTGCAGAGAaactctttccaaaaaaaagagtACTGTCAAGAAACATGTAGCATCCGTAAAGCACATCACAGCGCTAGAGAAGATTaagaaaagcaagaagaaagatcaaaatatcaaggatcttcttgcaaaaacaagcggaggagcaAAAGGATCCACATTACCCGAAGACATGAGGCTCTATCGATACGAGCTCGTGGAAGCTCTGCTGAAGGCAGGTATCCCTCTTTCAAAAGCCGACAGTTTGCgaccatttcttgaaaaatatggtCATCGCCTGACATCTCGGAACCATCTCGCAGAATTCATTCCCACGATTCATCAGAAGGAGATAGACTTAGTGAAATCCGAAATAGCTGCCAACAGTGCTTTTTCTGTGATCTTTGATGGGAGCACCAGGCTTGGGGAAGCGTTGGCAATTGTCGTCCGCTTCATTGACAAAGATTGGAATATACAGCAGAGGCTTCTCAAACTTGAAGTTCTAGCCAAGAGCATGAATGGGGAAGAGCTTGCTCAAAGACTGATTCAGTGCATGGCTGTGGAGTATAAAATACAGCCGAACCAGCTTCTAGCAGCAATGAGAGATGGTGCCTCAGTAAATGAGGCTGGATTGCGTCAAGTCATGTTTTTCTTTCCCAATATTTTTAATGTCATCTGTTTCTCACACACAATCGACAATGTTGGGAAACACTTTGAATTTAGTGTCCTAGACACATTTTCTAGGTGTTGGAACACCATGTTTTCTCTAAGTCCAGCTGCCCGGCTGTTGTGGAAGACAAGAACTGGCACAGCAATGCGACTTCATTCCAAAACCAGATGGTGGAGCAAATGGGAAGTCCTCAATCAGGTAATGGAGTTTTTTGGGGACGTTGAGCCCTTCCTAAGAGAAAATGATAACCTGTCTCCTGTTTGCCGTGCAAGCCTGTTGGAGATTTTTGATGATCCAGTTACTGCTAGAGACTTAGACATTGAGCTTGCTGCTATGATTGATGCGGGCAAGCACTTTGTTCAAGCAACTTATTATCTTGAGGGGGATGGTCCCTTAGTATTTGCTTGCTATGAACGTTTGTCTGCATTAGCACATGCAATAGCCATTGACTCTTTTCCAAACACCGAGGCCAAAGCTCGCCAACATGCAGGTAGAAATATGGCATTGTACAACCAGTTAGTTGCCCAAGGAAAGGCATGCATCAATCCAGGCTTCCGCTTTTACCAACAGAAATTCAGTTTGCAGTTCCACAATGTTGTTCGTGCATTTAAGGCTGCACGCTTATGTTGCCCAGTACAGGTGCAAGCACTACGTCCAACTGCTGTATCAGTCCAGGAACTAAAGCAATTTACTTTCATTACTGATGCAGAGGTTGTACAGCTTGTGGAAGAGCTGCCAAACTATCTGGCCACTGCTGATGGTGCAGCCATTGAAACAGAAGAAGACAAAGTACAGTGGTGGGCTACACATGCCGCTGCTCTCCCAAATTGGTCTGCTGCAGTCAAAAAGATCTTGTTGGTGCAGCCTAGTTCAGCATCGGCTGAGCGAGTGTTTAGCCTGCTACAAAATGCATTTAGCAAGCAGCAAGAGGCAGCATTAGAGGAAACAGTGGAAACATCGGTCATGTTACGTTACAATGACAATAAGCGCACATGAAATCATGAATTATGTAGAGGGGTAGCTGGTGGTGCAAAACCTTCAGGGACagtgtaaatattgtaaatattgaaaaaacatggcTTTATACCACAAACACTCGTTTATGTCAGAGAAACTTTATATCCTTAATAAGCATATTagcaaagtttgttttgttcGAATACAATCACGTGGTTGGGTTGAGAGAGACTCAGTCTTACCATATtgatcagggctcgaaattgcgactcactggtcgccaatgcgactaaaaattGAGCGCTGGCGACTAAATTTTTAGAAGTGGTCGCCAACTGACGCCTCTTGTTTTGTCCGATAAGTAAAGAACATCACGAcacaacttttgttttatatcTTTATATTACAAAATCAATCGGAAATGGTAGCTAGTATATAACTCACCTTTCCGTTCCCTGTAAAATAATGTCTGAATGACCTGAATATTACAAGGTAATCGAAAAAATTGATACTCCGTTCACGGCACGCCATATTGCTTCAGCGGCTTCTTCTGAAACTGGGATTGCAAGCGCACTTCAACACAACGTACTTTACAATTTGAGTTGTAAATCAATCTCTtacaccaaaaaattgaaagcaacTTTTGAGAAACTTTCGGATTTTggggcaacttttgagcaacttttagaattttggagcaacttttgagcaacttttttggaaaattggagcaactttttgagaaaattggaGCAACTTAGGGACAGCCctaaattacaaaggcagcactttctcctcagttatttaaagaccctgactgttggtccggctggagttgaactcacgacctcccgcgtgacagcccggtgcacaaccaactgagccaccggtgcgcggccACCGGTgcgccaactgagccaccggtgcgcggcggcgttttggtaatagcagctactttattattcatcagcgtcacaatcttttgccgattttgggggtcattttgttgaaactcaagcacgcttccaacagatctgtttattttcgtgacttatgcgttaccacaaaaattctccccgtatcacatttcaacacatgtatgcaaatttgcaaagctcgaaaattacacaacatgataattttacaaaagctggaaatttcacggaaacattttccagcgaaacatttattgaaacaagcaacatatttgctataagaggcattCCACcctggcaagatttccgcacaggtccctacttcattatgcatacactcctttgtttcaagaaaacaatagcgataacaatagacgtcctttggggctgtggcgctttgttctttctttttagaggtttttttctaagtccatatggacttaaaaaaagtcggtcgaacttctgtctgaaatacgaaaaatcgaacagtttttcttgcaatttcggcacttttcctgcaattttacccatttttcagttttagaataagcgcaagaagtggagtttcaagcaatcgttgtaatagggttcagattcgcgaacataacaaacaaaccaaataaaagtactatcataagaaatttaatggctacctgctctttttatcgtgaaattgttcttcctgtctgcttaaaaattcgccgagacactgtaaagtgtatattttcttcctatcctgtatttaggatcacgaacggtgcatttagagggattttgcgatttagcGCTCTTTATAGAGATCGGCAAtgtgctcaatgatacttccaagtaaatagctttggtagagatccatggatgttcccgtacggggcatacttcgtttcactccccatcatgtcttttcaatgccctgctgtgggctcgtttgtctgggtcgacgaagtttaggcgatggttaactgcggtgagatgatgttagcccttgtcttgtaggcagttgtaaactttccggccacaggtagctaggactaatattttttcaaggaaagtttacggtcagaaaattaatatgtgttctggcgaattgaaggctatccattgcagtttttccATGAGCATCGCGAAAGagtccatctcccgatgcggcactttgtctttgccaactgactgcgttttcacacaggttttggacacggaagacgaaagtaaattgttttctttgcaccactctatgcacaactctggaaaggctataaagcagggacaatttccaaatgatcaaatctcccattgctgtgacccttttacttcggtagccatcttgatttttacgaagacacaagtttgcttcaaaagaaggaaaatatgaaactattttaattgcaatgaactcgtgcatgaaagtttcccatgaaagatgcaccaatcagactttctttaagcgtggtatactcttccacgcagtgaacttataagtgtgccgcactcacggggcatgaaggaaaagcaggtcacagttcagcAGCAATACTTggaaacctaaaactatcacagggactaaccttaagcctaaacagtgcctttagtcgtaataagggttacggttagcattattaaagggatgggttgtttcaagagtagtaaaacagggatctcttaacggtaacctacaagtgtaagttcgattgtaggtgctcggcgcggcatgtgtatataattacgcatcattgttatgtaaatagtcagccagaattcaaaataaatatcattttcaaagtgtggattagcaacttgacacgttagctcagtggtaaagaacagggacaagtaatccagaggtttacagtgggtcggagttcaaggcaagctgcgagtgacatatcgtGGGATAAAATGgtagaaaaagccgagcgggatctggaaataaaaacaagacgaagggatggaaaggggaaagctgggacaaaaacgagtaacggtgcgggcgatgaagggaaagaagagatagagggagggagagaaaaaatgcgatccgtttttattcatcccgtaagtacaaattacccatgtatatattcggttctcttgggtatacgtgttgttctacaaaacaatagcgcgaatgaataattaatttattctgcatgcataatgaagtagggacctgtacggaaatcattccgaaacccttcctatttcagttgcgtgcgtgcaagcgaaacacaatcacaaagcatatgcaatgaaataaatttctgacagttcacatcaaacccttttcgaaaaaacttgaccgtaaataataaagcacaaaagagacaacaagctttcattcaaataatttttcactgtcacatttccaattttttttaacctttgcagagttgagtacaaaatgaatgttacttgccggacaaacaggcaaactttaaatacatgtagatacgacttcagtaaacactgtgagacacacaacagagatcacagatctacttgtggtgttcgattccttctctgtctatgttgaacccgtaagttaccagagaaatttccatttggtttcagtgttgtacgtaacaccaccttggcgaaatattagaagtacagctcattttgatttcggctcgacggccgaaagattcacgctctcgaagtccattactcgtcgcttttaagatgccagatctttatgtttcaccgcctgtcttgacgcgttccattcttgagctccatatgggtatatttctttaaatatataattgtgcagagcaagctacgcattaccccagccccctcaaacctaacaaaatacgcagagACGACTCTATACACaacacttagcaggggagtgacaggcaagaattttcccgacacggaaaaaaataacaaaaaaacccacgaaatgaaaccgagattccgactgggtttggcaacccagtaataacctGTGGAAGTAATcgtcacacacacacacctccATTATTAGAGGCATTAAGAATATGATGAGCTTTTGTTTGGCAACAGACACTTAGCTTATTATCTGGAAGCAGGGGCAAACCCGATCGAAATTATCAAGGAGATCGTGAAGAATGATACAGTATTGGTCGCAAGTGACGACAACAGATTACGAACCGCTGTTCAAACAATGCCGACTCATACTAAACTACTTGAGTCGTGAACTTACAACCTCGCCTACATCTCACAAAGCTACCATTGAAAGGACACAAACAGTTTGTGATTTACCCGACGGATAACTGGACGAAACTAAGTGCTTTGACAATATTTTTagaaataacaattattaagaGGTGCACTGAGCACCAACAGCAACACTTATTAAATAAGATCAGATAAGTCGAGAGCGACTATCCCACACATTTTACAATCCCACAGCATCCGTGTTACCCACATATGCATCACTAGCCTACGCAAGAACGTGATTCAGTAAAAAACTAACCACAGAGTCGAAAAAGATACACTGAGCCAAGTGCGTTGCATACAGTTACGAACTACTGCAACGATACACAATTGAATCCTTGTCAACTGCATCTTGCCCCTTACAAACGActgattatcatcatcatcaaaacagaaaaaaatgaataatttttaCTAACAATAGACCCATCAACTGACGTGACGGATCGAAACACATCAATTACTTCTCACAGTTTTAGTAGCCAATAACATCATGATTGAACTGACAGACAACCAGCAACCTCAAGTTTGTGCCCACAGATAAGAGTATTTACACTATCCCCTGACAACAACTTTACACCTTTCACTTTACTTTGAAGATCATACTTCCGTTCAGGTTGTCCAAACGTCAGTCTTCACCAGCGGTCCTTCTCAGGCCAACACTCACCCATCGCGTTAGTTTTGATGTCCAAGTGTCTGAGCTCTCTTAACTGTCAGGGCCATTAGTAAAAAACCTGTGCTAACCTTGAAGACAAAAGAAAACCCTTTTTCATTCTACTACACCGCTGATAAGCCAAATCATTAAATATTGCCCGTTCTAGAAAAAGATCCAAATCGACTAGTACTGCTTGAGTAAACCTTCATTCACTTTGTCCCGCAGTAATCCTTCGggtaattttgttcaaaaattttGATAAGAAATTTGATGCCCTTCATTTAATCAGGTAAGCCACGTAGCTGACGATTTTCGCTGATCCTTATGTTTTCAATTGGAATCAgcattgtttatttattgtatGATCCAATTCTGTCAATTGAAAAATTGGCTGACGAGTGGAGGGTCAATTTTTTATTTGAGCCCTTTTAGTAACGTGGCACTAAAAAATGTGATTTAAGGAGATACAAATAATTTATTGACCGCATTCATCAATGAAAGAGATTGGAGAGCATCTGCATTACAGAAAAGTATATGAATTGATTCTTATTTTGAATTagtgaaaagaagagaaacttGGCATCTACTGTTAATAGCTTCCGTTCGTTTATAAGATCTCTTACCATCGAGTACTCCGCAGGTGGTAATGTTCGATTGCGGCTGAGTACTAAAGTGTAGGTCATAGGTTTGCAAAAATCCGGCATCAAATAAGTACTCCTTTCAATTAGAACGGTTCACGACCACAATTCAATATAATTTGTACCCACTCTCTATTTAAAGAGTGATATTACTTGTTATTCTTTACGACATTCGTAGAAACTTGgaaacaatagaaagcacgAGCGCGTCCCTCTCTCTCGTTTCCAGAAATAGTGCATTCGTTTAGAAAATTATTGCATTTATCAAGCCCCACTTCGGTTCTGATAAATGAGAAAAATAGAAAAGGCTAGGATTATTGGTTTATTCGATGcgatttcaagttattttttagCGATTCTTGGCAATCCAAAGGGTCACCTAGCCATTTTTGGAAACCAACGAGTTTGACGAGTACTTCGTTGAAGGTAGCATTCAGCTGTCAATTGATGATTATAAGAAGCAATTTTTATTCCTTCGGACACTCGAATTTTTAGATGAAATTTGAAGAGATTACATTCTTCTCGCTGGTATAAAATATACAGCAGAACTGAGATATGTGGAAATGT
The sequence above is a segment of the Montipora foliosa isolate CH-2021 chromosome 2, ASM3666993v2, whole genome shotgun sequence genome. Coding sequences within it:
- the LOC137990596 gene encoding uncharacterized protein — translated: MAEASDNSCSSEDDEYSDPLEVAASAGARLSVPEKASISRKRKVPTNPAEKKRNVRGSVDPKVSAWDRMNEFKDQCLTTVSGNLRCDACRETLSKKKSTVKKHVASVKHITALEKIKKSKKKDQNIKDLLAKTSGGAKGSTLPEDMRLYRYELVEALLKAGIPLSKADSLRPFLEKYGHRLTSRNHLAEFIPTIHQKEIDLVKSEIAANSAFSVIFDGSTRLGEALAIVVRFIDKDWNIQQRLLKLEVLAKSMNGEELAQRLIQCMAVEYKIQPNQLLAAMRDGASVNEAGLRQVMFFFPNIFNVICFSHTIDNVGKHFEFSVLDTFSRCWNTMFSLSPAARLLWKTRTGTAMRLHSKTRWWSKWEVLNQVMEFFGDVEPFLRENDNLSPVCRASLLEIFDDPVTARDLDIELAAMIDAGKHFVQATYYLEGDGPLVFACYERLSALAHAIAIDSFPNTEAKARQHAGRNMALYNQLVAQGKACINPGFRFYQQKFSLQFHNVVRAFKAARLCCPVQVQALRPTAVSVQELKQFTFITDAEVVQLVEELPNYLATADGAAIETEEDKVQWWATHAAALPNWSAAVKKILLVQPSSASAERVFSLLQNAFSKQQEAALEETVETSVMLRYNDNKRT